The Dehalococcoidia bacterium genome contains the following window.
GCGGGCCACGAGAACGGCTTCTCGATTCAACTGGAGCTTTCCAGCACGCTGCAGGGCACGCCGCAGTTCCAGGCGTACAAGGCCGTACAGGCGCAGTGGAAGCAGAACCTCAAAGTCGATCTGCAGTTCAACCTGGTGGACGCGCTCTCGCAGACGAACGACGGCCTCAACCACTCGTTCCAGGATCTGATCGCCCAGACGACGGCGACCGGCTATGACGCCTACAGCCTGGCCTACCCGATCCTGCACTCCAAGGGCGGCATCAACCTGGGCCAGGCGAACGACGCGGAGCTGGATGGGCTGCTCGACAAGCTCGGCGCCGCGACCTCGCCCGCGGCCGTGCTCGACCTGACGAAGCAGGTGGATGCGCGCATCCGCGACCAGGTGACGTACTTCTACGTCGGCTGGCCGCAGGCCTGCACGGTGACGCAGCCGTGGCTGCACGGCTCAACCAACAACCTCTATGCCTACCTCTTCTACTATGGCATCAACAACTTCCGCAGCGTCTGGATCGACCAGAACGCGCCGGGCGGCCGCGGCGGCAAGCCGGTGTAGCGGCGGGGCGGCCCTCACCCTCACCCCCGTCCCCTCTCCCTCTCCCAATTCTGGGAGAGGGAGAGGGGCGATCCTGGGGAGGAAGGTCCAGGGCTGATAGGGCTATCAGACATGATAGGGCCGTTCGCGAACGGCCCGGGGCGGCGCCAGCCACCAGCAGCGCGCCGCGTACTCTCTGGCGCCACGGCGCGCTCTGCGCCGGATCGCCCCTCTCTCCCATACGCTCGTTGCAGGCGGCGGATCGCTCAAACTCTGTGTATGGGAGAGCGGGGACGGGGGAGTGAGGGCCAACTCGGGCCGCGTCGTCCCGTTACTGTGGCTCCTCCGGCTTTGGCGAGTTGCCGTCGCCGGCCTCGCGCCGCTCGCGAGAAGACGGGCTGAGGCGGGCGGTGCGCAGCGTGCGCATGCGGCCGGTGGCGGGCGCGGCCGCGCCGGGCGCCGCGGGCGGCGGCTCGGGCTCCGGGCGGCCGGTGCGCTCGCAGCGCAGCACCAGGCCGGTGTGCGGATAGGCTTCGATGCGCACCACGTCGCCGGGCTTCAGATCCAGGTACGACTCGACCGGGATGCGGAAGATCGCCTTGTTCACCGCGACATAATGCGTCTTCACGACGAAACCGTCGCGCTTCGTCCAGCGCCGCGCAATCGGCCCCTCGAAGGTTCCCGGCTTCGTGCTGAGGTCGCGCAGCGTCTGGATGCTCTGATAGCCGAAGAGAAAGGTGACGATCGCCAGCAGCACCATGCCGATGATCGCGCGGTCGATGACACCGGCGATCATCAGCAGCAGCACCACGGCACAGAGGACGAAGATCGGGGTGTAGAAGATCGCATCGCGGATCAGCCGTCCGCGCGGGCTGAGATTGGGCACAGTACTGCTCCGCCTGCGACTTGTCCCCGTGCCTCGTGCCGCGGCCGGCCTCAGCCGGCGGGCGTGGGTGTGGGGCTCGGCGTGCTCGCGGGCGTCGGCGTTGCGCTCGGCGTGGCCGTGCCGGCCGGCGTTGCCGTGGGCGACGGCGTTGCGGTGGGCGAAGGAGTCGCCGTCGGCGTCGCGGTCGGACTCGGCGTGGGCGACGGCGTCGGGAAGCCGCCGGGCGGGGGAATCACCAGTTCCTGCCCCGGCTTCAGGTTTGCCGGCGTCACACCCGGATTCGCCGCCTCGATCTCCGCGACCGTGCTGCCGAAGCTGCTCGCGATCCCACTGAGCGTATCACCGGAGAGCACGGTATACGAGCGGGCGGCCACGGGCGAGGGGCTGACGGCTACGGTGGGCAGCGGTGTGGGCACGGCGGAGCTGCCGGCGCCCGGCTGGCCCCTGGCCGGCTGCACGGCCGCGGGGTTCTGGCCCTGCGCCTGCGCCAGCCGGCGTTCGCCGGGCAAGGTGGGCGGCTTGACCAGCAGCCAGACGGCGACCAGCGCCGCGACGCCCAGCGCGACAAGCGAGCCGCGGAAGATGGTGCTCGACGGCAGGGCGCTCTCCGGCGCGAGGCAGGCCTGGCAGAGATCGCGCCCGTGGTCGTCGCAGCAGTCCGAGCCGCAGCGCGGGCAGGTGTGGGTGGCGTCGCGATCGCAGTAGCGGCAAAGGCGTGGCTCGGCGTCTTCCATCGCGAACGGCATTATAGCATAACAGCCGTCCATACCATTGGCCGCGCGATAAACGAACACCCCTCTCCCAGGATTGGGAGAGGGGCAGGGGTGAGGGCCGAAGGTTCTACTTGACCTCGACGCCGGCGCCGGCTTCGGCCAGCTTCGATTTGATCGACTCGGCCTCGTCCTTGGTGATCCCCTCTTTGACGGCAACGGGGGCGCTCTCCACCAGGTCCTTGGCTTCCTTCAGACCGAGCGAGGTCACCTCGCGTACGGCCTTGATCACGCCGATCTTGTTGTCGCCGAAGTTGGTAAGCATCACCGTAAACTCGGTCTGCTCTTCGAC
Protein-coding sequences here:
- a CDS encoding LysM peptidoglycan-binding domain-containing protein; translation: MPFAMEDAEPRLCRYCDRDATHTCPRCGSDCCDDHGRDLCQACLAPESALPSSTIFRGSLVALGVAALVAVWLLVKPPTLPGERRLAQAQGQNPAAVQPARGQPGAGSSAVPTPLPTVAVSPSPVAARSYTVLSGDTLSGIASSFGSTVAEIEAANPGVTPANLKPGQELVIPPPGGFPTPSPTPSPTATPTATPSPTATPSPTATPAGTATPSATPTPASTPSPTPTPAG
- the rplL gene encoding 50S ribosomal protein L7/L12, whose translation is MASERVQQVMDIIKEMTILELRDLNKQIEEVFGVTAAAPMMMAAGAAPAAGGAAAAEAPVEEQTEFTVMLTNFGDNKIGVIKAVREVTSLGLKEAKDLVESAPVAVKEGITKDEAESIKSKLAEAGAGVEVK